Proteins encoded by one window of Salicibibacter halophilus:
- a CDS encoding SA1362 family protein, whose protein sequence is MANSIRNPVIIVILGLAALGLVYQLANNPGGFFLGLVITALIAVGLYFLLTRLILPRRSGMNNNYRKALKQSKQRQKQKEATRKNNQKKKRHLKVVDGNRKK, encoded by the coding sequence ATGGCAAATTCTATCCGGAACCCGGTGATCATCGTGATTTTGGGCCTGGCGGCGCTCGGGCTGGTTTACCAGCTCGCCAACAACCCGGGCGGGTTTTTCCTGGGCCTCGTCATTACCGCGCTGATCGCCGTCGGTCTCTACTTTTTACTTACACGCCTGATATTGCCGAGGCGAAGCGGCATGAACAATAACTATCGCAAAGCGCTAAAACAGAGCAAGCAACGGCAAAAACAAAAAGAGGCAACCAGAAAAAATAATCAAAAAAAGAAAAGACACTTAAAAGTGGTCGACGGCAATCGAAAAAAATAA
- a CDS encoding patatin-like phospholipase family protein, whose amino-acid sequence MFIDGVFAGGGVKGFAFIGALEELEKRNYRFKRVAGTSAGALVASLIMAGYTSEELRDLMEELDPQTLLDPTPWTQHFPMLLKWLGVYWGLGLYKGNRLEEWLGEKLAAKGIRTFNDLPKKSLRIVASDLTRGQLLVIPDDLHVYGIIPETFPIARAVRMSCSLPYFFQPVKLFDKNGETAIIVDGGILSNFPMWLFRREERVKRPLLGFQLNPEPNDTRNTIDNALELYSSVFETMQKGHDARYVEKHKQENVVFIPVNRIKTTSFSLTKDDRKRLAQLGRDATQNYLKNWTG is encoded by the coding sequence GTGTTTATTGATGGTGTATTTGCGGGCGGGGGAGTGAAAGGATTCGCCTTTATCGGTGCGTTGGAAGAACTCGAAAAGCGAAATTATCGTTTCAAACGTGTGGCCGGCACGAGCGCCGGGGCTTTAGTTGCCAGCCTGATTATGGCCGGTTATACAAGTGAGGAATTAAGGGACCTGATGGAAGAATTGGATCCGCAAACCTTATTGGACCCGACACCCTGGACGCAACATTTTCCAATGCTCTTGAAATGGCTCGGCGTCTATTGGGGCCTAGGATTGTATAAGGGCAACCGCTTGGAAGAGTGGCTCGGAGAAAAATTGGCAGCGAAAGGTATTCGCACATTTAACGACTTGCCGAAAAAGTCGCTGCGCATTGTAGCTTCGGATTTAACGAGGGGCCAGTTGCTCGTTATTCCCGATGATCTGCATGTGTACGGGATCATTCCCGAGACCTTTCCAATCGCGCGTGCGGTGCGCATGAGCTGCAGTTTGCCGTATTTTTTCCAACCGGTAAAACTTTTTGATAAAAACGGTGAAACGGCTATCATTGTAGATGGCGGGATTTTAAGCAATTTCCCTATGTGGCTTTTTCGAAGAGAAGAGCGGGTGAAACGTCCCCTCCTTGGTTTTCAACTGAACCCCGAGCCCAATGATACGAGAAATACGATCGACAATGCGCTGGAACTATACAGTTCTGTGTTTGAGACGATGCAAAAAGGCCATGATGCTCGCTACGTTGAAAAACATAAACAGGAAAATGTCGTCTTTATCCCTGTAAATCGCATAAAAACAACCTCCTTTTCCCTCACAAAAGATGACCGAAAGCGGTTGGCTCAGCTCGGGCGGGATGCAACGCAAAATTATCTAAAAAACTGGACCGGTTAA
- a CDS encoding lipoate--protein ligase family protein, whose protein sequence is MEKEKWGFIDSGACSPSYNMALDEMLLHWNSKGLIPPIIRFYEWNPATLSIGYFQKIHKEIDLEAVERHGLGLVRRPTGGRGVLHDKELTYSVIVSEDHPYMPATVTEAYRVISTGLLEGFKALGLNAYFSVPSSESEREELKQPRSAVCFDAPSWYEMVVEGRKISGSAQTRQKGVIMQHGVLLIDLDTEQLFDVFLYPNERVRRRMQKAFADKAVPINDLTNEKLDAGDIRAAFTEGFERGLGIQLSRYELTPAQEKDVQELAKSRYENEEWTYRR, encoded by the coding sequence ATGGAAAAAGAAAAGTGGGGCTTTATCGATTCCGGAGCTTGTTCTCCTTCGTATAATATGGCTTTGGATGAGATGCTCTTACATTGGAATAGCAAGGGGCTTATCCCGCCGATCATTCGGTTTTATGAATGGAACCCGGCTACGCTTTCCATCGGTTATTTTCAAAAGATACATAAAGAAATCGACCTGGAAGCGGTAGAGCGGCATGGATTGGGATTGGTTAGACGCCCGACAGGCGGACGAGGGGTTTTGCATGATAAGGAATTAACGTACAGCGTGATCGTGTCTGAAGATCATCCCTACATGCCGGCGACGGTGACCGAAGCCTATCGAGTGATTTCGACGGGACTTTTGGAAGGGTTTAAAGCTTTGGGGTTGAACGCTTATTTTTCGGTTCCATCATCTGAAAGTGAGCGGGAGGAACTGAAACAACCGAGGTCAGCCGTTTGCTTTGATGCACCTTCCTGGTATGAGATGGTTGTCGAAGGACGTAAAATTTCCGGAAGTGCGCAAACGCGCCAGAAGGGCGTGATCATGCAACACGGCGTTCTCTTAATCGACTTGGACACAGAACAACTTTTTGACGTCTTTTTGTATCCGAATGAACGCGTGCGCAGGCGAATGCAAAAAGCGTTTGCGGACAAAGCGGTGCCCATCAATGACTTAACGAATGAAAAGTTGGACGCCGGCGATATACGCGCGGCATTTACGGAAGGCTTTGAACGAGGACTGGGGATTCAATTATCCCGTTACGAATTAACTCCTGCCCAGGAAAAAGATGTGCAGGAGTTGGCAAAATCACGTTATGAGAATGAGGAGTGGACATATCGCCGATAG
- the spoIIIAD gene encoding stage III sporulation protein AD, translating into MSAEMIQIVGIGLISVFLAMIIKEQKPAFAFLLTLFVGAMIFLFLLDHIVTAFQLIETLANEANINMVYLETMLKIIGIAYIAEFGAQIARDADQGAIAQKIELAGKVLIVVMAIPIFNVLIETVISLIPG; encoded by the coding sequence ATGTCCGCAGAAATGATTCAAATCGTTGGAATCGGCCTGATTTCTGTATTTCTGGCAATGATCATCAAAGAGCAAAAGCCCGCATTTGCTTTTCTGCTAACGTTATTTGTCGGTGCGATGATTTTTCTGTTTTTGCTCGACCATATCGTAACCGCATTTCAACTAATTGAAACATTGGCAAATGAAGCGAATATCAACATGGTTTACCTGGAGACGATGCTTAAAATAATTGGAATTGCTTACATTGCCGAATTCGGAGCGCAAATTGCCAGGGATGCGGACCAAGGTGCGATTGCACAAAAAATAGAGCTTGCCGGGAAGGTTCTGATCGTTGTGATGGCGATTCCTATTTTTAACGTTTTGATTGAAACGGTCATTTCCTTGATTCCGGGGTGA
- the ytvI gene encoding sporulation integral membrane protein YtvI, with product MLNKLLVKRILIIIALILIGLFVYFNLSAFMPVLLALLTAMIFEPFVKFLMRKFNIRKRLLSVSIVFTVFLIVSTFLIYITLTYLIESLIDWSRQIPGYINEIELFINDLIQTFDEFIAEFPQGPQIVRALDELTDNTINTALNWSTDFVAYLYEIIMAVPNMLIIGLVYLITLFLFSLDLPRLMDNFFNIFKSETADKLRYVFQRMAKVFLGWWKAQFIMSLGIFILTYLSLLYIAPGPALIVSFLVWLVDIIPLYVGPALILVPWGVVAMILGDVTMGVQLSVLAVILLAIRRIVEPKVLGDSIGLHALPTILSMYFGFVFFGVMGLILGPFVYMAIKSAKESGLFDIKWTENEKRDSPN from the coding sequence TTGCTAAACAAACTACTCGTGAAACGGATATTGATCATCATTGCACTTATCCTCATTGGGCTGTTCGTCTATTTTAACCTCTCTGCCTTTATGCCGGTGTTGCTCGCGCTGTTAACCGCTATGATTTTTGAGCCCTTTGTTAAGTTTTTGATGAGAAAGTTTAATATTCGTAAACGTCTTCTCTCCGTTTCCATTGTTTTTACCGTGTTTCTCATTGTAAGCACGTTTTTGATCTACATAACGTTGACGTACTTGATTGAAAGTTTGATCGACTGGTCCAGACAAATTCCGGGATACATAAATGAGATCGAACTGTTTATAAATGACCTTATTCAAACATTCGATGAATTCATTGCCGAATTTCCCCAGGGCCCGCAAATTGTACGGGCGCTGGACGAATTGACCGACAATACGATAAACACGGCACTTAATTGGTCCACCGATTTTGTCGCCTATTTATACGAAATCATCATGGCCGTCCCGAACATGCTCATCATCGGGCTCGTTTATTTAATCACGCTGTTCTTGTTCAGTCTGGATTTACCGAGGCTGATGGACAATTTCTTCAACATATTCAAAAGCGAAACCGCTGATAAACTTCGTTACGTTTTTCAACGAATGGCCAAGGTTTTTCTCGGCTGGTGGAAGGCCCAATTTATTATGAGCCTGGGGATATTTATCCTTACTTATCTAAGTTTGCTCTACATCGCACCCGGTCCGGCATTAATCGTTTCCTTTCTCGTTTGGCTCGTGGATATTATTCCCCTTTATGTGGGTCCTGCTTTAATATTGGTACCGTGGGGAGTAGTCGCGATGATCCTCGGAGATGTGACGATGGGCGTCCAGTTAAGTGTTTTGGCCGTCATTTTGCTCGCCATCCGACGTATCGTGGAACCGAAGGTGCTTGGAGATTCCATCGGGCTGCACGCATTGCCAACGATTCTTTCCATGTACTTCGGCTTCGTGTTTTTCGGGGTGATGGGTTTAATCCTGGGTCCTTTCGTCTACATGGCCATAAAGTCTGCCAAAGAGTCGGGGCTGTTTGATATAAAATGGACCGAAAACGAAAAGCGAGACTCCCCGAATTAA
- the mntR gene encoding transcriptional regulator MntR gives MATASMEDYLERIYQLIEEKGYARVSDIADTLEVHPSSVTKMVQKLDKSGYLVYEKYRGLVLTAKGNKIGKRLVYRHELLEDFLHMIGVDESYIYRDVEGIEHHLSWDAIDRIGDLVQYFHEDENRLKALQEHHKTPE, from the coding sequence ATGGCGACGGCCAGCATGGAAGATTATCTGGAGCGTATTTACCAATTAATAGAGGAAAAAGGATATGCTCGCGTTTCAGATATCGCGGACACACTTGAGGTTCATCCATCTTCAGTGACAAAAATGGTACAAAAACTGGATAAAAGCGGCTACCTTGTATATGAAAAATACCGAGGTTTGGTGCTCACCGCAAAGGGAAATAAAATCGGCAAACGGCTGGTTTACCGGCACGAATTGCTTGAAGATTTTTTACATATGATCGGTGTTGACGAAAGCTATATTTACCGTGACGTGGAAGGCATTGAACACCATCTCAGTTGGGACGCGATTGACCGGATCGGTGATCTCGTTCAGTATTTTCATGAGGATGAAAATAGATTGAAAGCATTGCAGGAACATCATAAAACACCGGAATAG
- the spoIIIAC gene encoding stage III sporulation protein AC, with product MGYDVDTIFQIAGIGIVVAMIHTVLKQMGKEDWAQWVTLIGFVVVLYMVATIVDDLFQRIRGIFLFIG from the coding sequence GTGGGGTATGATGTGGACACGATTTTTCAAATTGCTGGAATCGGCATCGTCGTTGCCATGATTCACACCGTTTTAAAACAGATGGGCAAAGAGGACTGGGCACAGTGGGTCACTTTGATCGGGTTTGTGGTGGTGCTCTACATGGTTGCAACCATTGTGGATGATCTTTTCCAAAGAATCCGCGGTATCTTTCTTTTCATAGGGTAG
- the dat gene encoding D-amino-acid transaminase: MEKVLFNGKIIDRGKASFSFDDRSMYFGDGVYEVIRVYSGHPYKLEMHLQRLQRSADELDIPYSIKEKQSLKKRVSELIDTNELTHDGYVYIQLSRGAAARDHLYERHIEPFIFAFTKEMEKPTAQQEQGIAVYLTEDIRWLRCDIKTVNLLGNVLAKRQAADHDCSEAVQHRGDTVTEGSSSNLFIVKDGQLITHPADNLILNGITRQVVIDLAEKQGLPVSITPFSTDELLEADEAFITSTINEITPITEWRGTKHGMLKIGAVTKQLQAELQADIERTRTGE; this comes from the coding sequence ATGGAAAAAGTCCTTTTTAATGGCAAAATCATTGACCGCGGGAAAGCTTCCTTTTCATTTGATGATCGCAGCATGTATTTTGGCGATGGCGTTTATGAAGTGATTCGCGTGTACAGTGGACATCCTTATAAGCTGGAGATGCATTTGCAACGGCTGCAAAGAAGCGCTGATGAGTTGGACATCCCTTATTCTATTAAAGAGAAGCAATCGCTAAAAAAAAGAGTAAGTGAATTAATAGACACGAACGAGCTTACCCATGATGGCTATGTCTATATTCAATTGTCCCGTGGAGCCGCTGCCCGTGACCACCTTTATGAACGGCATATTGAACCGTTTATCTTTGCTTTTACAAAAGAGATGGAGAAACCTACAGCCCAACAAGAGCAAGGGATAGCGGTTTATTTAACCGAGGACATCCGCTGGTTGCGTTGTGATATAAAAACCGTCAATCTTCTCGGCAATGTGTTGGCGAAGCGGCAAGCAGCTGACCATGACTGTTCCGAAGCGGTTCAACATCGGGGAGACACGGTCACGGAAGGTTCTTCTTCCAACTTGTTCATCGTTAAAGACGGACAGTTAATCACCCATCCTGCCGACAACTTGATCTTAAATGGCATCACTCGTCAAGTGGTTATCGATTTAGCGGAGAAACAAGGGCTCCCTGTTTCCATAACCCCGTTTTCCACCGATGAATTGCTTGAAGCAGACGAAGCCTTCATTACGAGCACCATCAATGAAATCACGCCTATAACAGAATGGCGGGGAACGAAACACGGGATGCTAAAAATCGGAGCGGTCACTAAACAATTGCAAGCCGAATTGCAAGCAGACATTGAACGAACACGAACCGGCGAGTGA
- the spoIIIAB gene encoding stage III sporulation protein SpoIIIAB, with translation MRWLGALFVLISLTAVGFEWSRRLSGRSRQIRQFTTALQLLEAEVIYGHTPLPVISRKLEKTLRPPLSQIFSTFANILETESTDVKDAWDRSIEWNWPSTALRHKEKETLLQFGQTLGRHGRDEQRKYIQLTLAHLRSEEYEAIEEQRKYEKMAKSLGFLGGLLAIIVMI, from the coding sequence GTGAGATGGCTCGGCGCTCTGTTCGTCTTAATTTCACTTACGGCAGTAGGGTTTGAATGGTCTCGGCGCTTATCCGGCCGCTCCCGGCAAATTCGTCAGTTTACGACGGCTTTACAATTATTGGAAGCAGAAGTGATATATGGACATACACCGCTCCCGGTAATTTCCCGAAAGCTGGAAAAGACATTGCGGCCGCCACTTTCCCAGATATTTTCCACCTTTGCGAACATTTTGGAAACCGAAAGCACGGATGTGAAGGACGCATGGGATCGAAGCATTGAATGGAATTGGCCATCAACCGCTTTACGCCACAAAGAAAAAGAAACGCTTTTGCAGTTTGGACAAACGCTTGGCCGGCATGGGCGTGATGAGCAGCGCAAATATATTCAACTCACGCTTGCCCATTTGCGTTCTGAGGAATATGAAGCAATTGAAGAACAACGAAAATATGAAAAAATGGCGAAATCGTTAGGTTTTCTTGGAGGGTTACTCGCCATCATTGTCATGATTTAA
- the spoIIIAA gene encoding stage III sporulation protein AA: MSKQTIAALIPARFKEEIHAALQSNDLEEIRLRVNRPPELIYRNNDYFMDAESLTKEDAEFIMNQLSQHSVYAFEEELRNGFLTLAGGHRVGLGGETIVEKGTVKTLKHVRSFNIRITREMGGVAARYLSELFREQWRNVLIVGPPQSGKTTLLRDIARTASYGHQAKQIPSRKVAIADERSEIAAAFEGVPQHDLGPRTDVLDRCPKAEGMMMLVRAMSPDLLIVDEIGNERDKSALREAMNAGVSVICSAHGRTIEDMEDRQLLRTSSGRPLFDRLLLLDENKRGKLIIPRKVRA; this comes from the coding sequence GTGTCAAAACAAACCATTGCTGCCCTTATTCCCGCGCGATTCAAAGAAGAGATTCACGCTGCCTTGCAGTCGAACGATTTGGAAGAAATCCGCCTGCGTGTGAACCGTCCTCCTGAACTTATTTATCGAAATAACGATTATTTTATGGATGCTGAATCTCTCACAAAAGAAGATGCAGAATTTATTATGAATCAATTAAGCCAGCATTCCGTATACGCTTTTGAAGAAGAATTGCGCAACGGTTTTCTTACGTTGGCCGGTGGCCATCGAGTAGGCTTGGGCGGGGAAACGATTGTAGAAAAGGGAACGGTGAAAACATTAAAGCATGTGCGCTCCTTTAATATACGGATCACACGGGAGATGGGCGGTGTTGCCGCTCGTTACCTCTCGGAACTGTTTCGCGAACAATGGCGGAATGTTTTAATCGTCGGTCCACCCCAGTCGGGAAAAACGACATTATTACGGGATATAGCGCGTACAGCCAGTTACGGTCATCAAGCAAAACAAATTCCTTCGCGAAAAGTGGCCATCGCTGATGAACGCTCGGAAATTGCTGCTGCATTTGAAGGAGTGCCGCAACATGATCTTGGGCCACGAACCGATGTGTTGGATCGCTGCCCGAAAGCAGAAGGAATGATGATGCTCGTCAGAGCGATGAGCCCCGATCTTCTCATCGTTGATGAAATCGGGAATGAACGTGATAAATCAGCTTTGCGGGAAGCGATGAATGCCGGCGTATCAGTGATTTGTAGCGCCCACGGGCGAACGATAGAAGATATGGAAGACCGGCAGCTCCTTCGGACATCGTCCGGCCGTCCGCTTTTTGATCGTTTGCTTCTCCTTGATGAAAACAAGCGTGGGAAACTCATCATTCCAAGGAAGGTGAGAGCGTGA
- the efp gene encoding elongation factor P, with the protein MVSVNDFSTGLTIEVDNDIWTVVDFQHVKPGKGAAFVRSKLRSLRTGNIQDKTFRAGEKVNRAHIEKNRMQYLYADGDTHAFMNMETFEQIELTSDQIKYELNFLKDNMEVQMISYEEETLGIELPNNVELTVIETEPGIKGNTVSGGSKPAKLETGYTVQVPLFINEGERLIIDTRKGEYTQRA; encoded by the coding sequence ATGGTATCCGTAAATGATTTTAGCACCGGATTAACGATTGAAGTCGACAACGATATTTGGACTGTCGTTGATTTTCAGCACGTAAAACCAGGAAAAGGGGCAGCGTTCGTCCGCTCGAAACTGCGTAGTTTGCGCACGGGGAACATTCAGGATAAAACGTTTCGAGCCGGTGAAAAAGTCAACCGGGCACACATCGAGAAAAATCGCATGCAATACCTATACGCAGATGGCGACACGCACGCCTTTATGAATATGGAAACGTTTGAACAAATCGAACTCACAAGTGACCAGATTAAATACGAACTTAATTTTTTAAAAGACAACATGGAAGTACAAATGATTTCTTATGAAGAGGAGACGCTTGGCATTGAACTCCCGAATAACGTTGAATTGACTGTGATCGAAACGGAGCCGGGCATTAAAGGAAACACGGTGTCCGGTGGCTCGAAACCGGCAAAACTGGAAACAGGTTACACTGTCCAAGTGCCGTTATTTATCAATGAAGGCGAAAGGCTCATCATCGACACCCGCAAAGGAGAATATACACAAAGAGCTTAA
- a CDS encoding DUF1385 domain-containing protein, with product MSHQNQKPAYGGQAIIEGVMFAGKRITVSAIRRKNNAIEFYEERKVNRPVLQKLKKIPFVRGTVALIEAASVGNKHLNYASDRLDVHPDDDDQIESAEKSSKLAMIFGVAAVGVFAFLFGNILFTAIPVFIAELFSPIFPGHVAQNLLEGFFKFLILVGYIYLITFMPLIKRVFQYHGAEHKVINAYEAGKPLTVENVQEHSRLHYRCGSSFMLFTVIVGVMIYLLVPFDNVIERVVHRLLLIPVVLGVSYEVLQGTNKLRNIPVLKWLGLPGLWLQLLTTKQPKDDQIEVSISSFEKMLEREKALEDEEKVGGRIV from the coding sequence TTGAGTCATCAAAACCAAAAGCCTGCATATGGCGGACAAGCGATCATCGAAGGCGTGATGTTTGCCGGCAAGCGGATTACCGTTTCCGCCATACGCAGAAAAAATAATGCGATAGAGTTTTACGAAGAACGTAAAGTTAACCGTCCGGTTCTGCAGAAGCTTAAAAAAATTCCGTTTGTAAGAGGAACCGTCGCCTTGATTGAAGCTGCCTCGGTTGGCAATAAGCATCTCAATTATGCCTCCGACCGCTTGGACGTCCATCCCGATGACGATGATCAGATCGAATCGGCAGAGAAAAGTTCCAAATTGGCCATGATCTTTGGCGTGGCTGCTGTAGGGGTATTTGCGTTTCTGTTTGGCAATATTTTATTTACCGCGATCCCTGTCTTTATCGCGGAATTATTTTCCCCTATATTTCCGGGACACGTAGCCCAGAACTTGCTCGAAGGGTTCTTTAAGTTCCTCATTCTCGTCGGTTACATTTACTTGATCACTTTTATGCCGCTGATCAAACGTGTTTTTCAATATCACGGGGCCGAGCACAAAGTGATTAACGCATACGAGGCAGGGAAACCGTTAACCGTTGAAAACGTCCAGGAACACTCCCGGCTCCATTATCGCTGTGGCAGCAGCTTCATGCTTTTCACTGTCATCGTTGGCGTAATGATCTATTTGCTCGTCCCTTTTGACAATGTCATTGAGCGGGTGGTCCATCGCCTTCTGCTGATCCCCGTTGTATTGGGTGTTTCTTATGAAGTGCTGCAAGGAACGAACAAATTGAGAAACATCCCCGTGCTGAAATGGCTCGGCCTGCCCGGTTTATGGCTGCAACTCTTAACGACCAAACAGCCAAAGGATGATCAAATCGAAGTCTCCATCTCTTCGTTTGAAAAAATGCTGGAACGAGAAAAGGCACTGGAAGACGAGGAAAAAGTTGGCGGCCGTATCGTTTAA
- a CDS encoding M24 family metallopeptidase translates to MNRLELVRTQLEQEGIDALLVESQTNRRYITNFTGTAGAALITAREAFFVTDFRYVEQAKNQCEGFTVVQHEDGISKEINKLLEAENAASVGFEKAHTTYEKYDFYQEAFAAKLVPVAGMIENLRLFKSIDELKTMQKAAEIADAAFEHIVTYIKPGVREREIANELEFYMRHLGAESSSFDIIVASGERGARPHGVASHKQVEKGDMITMDFGAYYEGYCSDITRTVAVGEPSDEMHHVYDTVLKAQLKSLEQIKAGMTGVEADAIARDYIYAEGYEGYFGHGLGHGLGMDVHEEPRLSPKGNLQLEAGMVVTVEPGIYLPGKGGVRIEDDILITEDGNERLTLSEKTLKRIET, encoded by the coding sequence ATGAACCGTCTCGAGCTGGTCCGTACGCAGTTGGAACAGGAAGGGATTGACGCCCTGCTTGTGGAAAGCCAGACAAACCGAAGGTATATAACGAATTTTACGGGAACGGCAGGCGCTGCACTGATTACCGCCCGTGAAGCTTTCTTTGTCACGGATTTCCGATACGTTGAACAGGCGAAAAATCAATGCGAAGGTTTTACGGTTGTTCAGCATGAGGACGGAATAAGCAAAGAAATAAATAAACTCCTCGAAGCAGAAAATGCAGCCTCCGTCGGATTTGAAAAAGCACATACAACGTATGAAAAATATGATTTCTACCAAGAGGCGTTTGCCGCGAAACTAGTCCCGGTTGCCGGCATGATTGAAAATCTTCGCTTGTTTAAAAGCATCGATGAATTAAAAACGATGCAAAAAGCCGCGGAAATTGCCGATGCTGCCTTTGAACATATTGTTACGTACATAAAGCCCGGGGTTCGTGAACGTGAAATCGCCAACGAACTTGAATTTTACATGCGCCACCTTGGAGCGGAATCTTCATCCTTCGACATTATTGTTGCTTCCGGGGAGCGTGGTGCACGCCCGCACGGAGTCGCGAGCCATAAACAGGTGGAAAAGGGTGACATGATCACGATGGATTTTGGCGCTTATTATGAAGGGTATTGTTCCGATATTACCCGCACCGTGGCCGTTGGGGAACCGAGCGATGAAATGCACCACGTTTACGACACCGTTTTAAAGGCGCAGCTTAAAAGTTTGGAACAAATTAAAGCCGGCATGACAGGAGTAGAAGCTGACGCGATCGCTCGTGACTACATTTATGCTGAAGGCTACGAAGGCTATTTCGGGCATGGACTTGGCCATGGCCTGGGGATGGACGTACATGAAGAGCCCCGGCTGTCGCCGAAAGGGAACTTACAATTGGAAGCCGGAATGGTCGTCACTGTTGAACCGGGGATCTACCTCCCGGGCAAAGGAGGCGTCCGGATCGAAGATGACATTCTCATCACCGAAGATGGGAATGAACGCTTAACGTTATCGGAAAAAACATTGAAAAGGATTGAAACATAA
- a CDS encoding spore coat protein: MSIHLGQHRARSCYDPKPYQEDQKWSALCDDRGQHPMACPVEGEDNVMQEGAQSNKEVQVSEDFMLIKDSCDVNVTTTDVQAAVNLQAALQAAIVLVVRISLAGSDDAEEVTQELFQTSKIKQRTSQKTIVENSRDINVTSTDVQVALNIQLLLQILIALVVTLDIL; this comes from the coding sequence ATGTCCATCCATTTAGGCCAGCATCGAGCTCGAAGCTGCTATGATCCAAAACCGTATCAAGAGGATCAAAAATGGAGTGCGTTGTGCGATGATCGGGGACAGCACCCAATGGCTTGCCCCGTAGAAGGGGAAGACAATGTGATGCAGGAAGGTGCCCAATCGAATAAAGAGGTGCAAGTGTCGGAAGATTTTATGTTAATTAAAGATTCTTGCGATGTTAATGTTACAACGACAGACGTTCAAGCTGCCGTCAATTTGCAAGCAGCATTGCAAGCCGCGATTGTATTAGTGGTCCGTATTTCGCTCGCCGGTTCAGACGACGCTGAAGAAGTCACGCAAGAACTATTCCAAACATCGAAAATCAAGCAAAGAACCTCTCAAAAGACGATTGTTGAGAATTCCCGTGATATCAACGTGACTTCTACAGATGTGCAAGTGGCGCTTAACATCCAACTCTTGCTGCAGATTTTAATCGCCCTTGTCGTTACCTTGGATATTCTCTAG
- a CDS encoding YqhR family membrane protein — translation MKGKQKESKGLPFAAKVLFTGLFGGLIWGSIWYAAYFFNFTDVGPSLFWMAWSLGDWKDQMVGQWAAVGIFTLLSIAIAFLYRFVLARVKGMWMGFFYGVILWILVFFVANPLFVDLDPLLEMEGITIVTTLCLFIMYGLFIGYSISYEYELLEFERKYGRN, via the coding sequence ATGAAGGGAAAGCAAAAGGAATCGAAAGGGCTACCTTTTGCAGCAAAAGTTCTGTTTACCGGTCTTTTCGGCGGCTTGATATGGGGGTCCATTTGGTATGCCGCGTACTTTTTCAATTTTACCGATGTGGGACCTTCGCTCTTTTGGATGGCTTGGTCCTTGGGTGATTGGAAGGATCAGATGGTGGGCCAATGGGCTGCTGTCGGCATTTTTACACTCTTGTCCATCGCTATTGCGTTTTTGTACCGGTTCGTGCTGGCCCGTGTAAAAGGAATGTGGATGGGTTTTTTTTACGGGGTTATTTTATGGATTCTCGTGTTCTTCGTTGCCAATCCGCTATTTGTAGACTTGGACCCGCTTCTTGAAATGGAAGGGATTACGATTGTGACGACCCTTTGCTTATTCATAATGTATGGCCTGTTTATCGGGTACTCCATTTCCTACGAATACGAGTTGTTGGAATTTGAGCGAAAGTACGGGAGAAATTAA